One window of the Natrinema sp. CBA1119 genome contains the following:
- a CDS encoding alkaline phosphatase PhoX, whose product MVEFTRRKLMATSAATAIGIGAIGTASGADGDTPGAPTIRGDLKRLATTARGAEVTGPFVFENGEVLFSLQHPSRDNPGPYDTAAVGVLAGHRFEFNGKNDEFDELEPPRSADARGRVQVAGGEYDILVQEGEPIGDGDAKWGHPETPDGTDIAEFAGSRYGDVGYNPDMNFFVPTDGEELEGYLFTNNETSPGAITRTPISRDDDGWEADPENATNLENLEAFREIGGTRINCYGDLSPWETPMSAEEDYSHPRVSGPATVSDVVDAESGVGIRGAAPFWNRPNPTEIAGELDELFDDGWSPQGSWALSGVEMLAYYLGADPVDQDGDMNTLEPIGEGYPNRYRYGHIVEITEPANDEPTPVKHHVMGRAAFECPEFMPDERTVYLSSDGANKGLYKFVAEDPITSYDDRMDVRGTLSAARVTNDEAAKNRPPAEVDLEIEWVELGTASNAEVESWIADYDDVTQIDYLETHAETDWEDDLETALAEADETVAIEGNRDYITDEDVLEWARQYEERGPDGVDEDLRRVPFLETRAAAKEIGATIEFRKAEGIDSLDDAEPGDFLYIGISELNDGMTDDEGDIRLDRVDGGVVYRAELESDYDVSTLEPAVVGPDATDSASVLDAAPINVDNVMVLADGRVLLCEDKGSFGRSYPNDALWVYEPPTSLHVDSVAVGQGETGAVDLTLSSVPDGLAGGRVTVSLEHTDVAEIAGATYHDALELTAGPTISDDGSAVAFKFADLDEEIEPGAMDVTLASVELEGVGTGTTDITVDVQALDDDGVAIEPQRRPGVVVTGPPPIGGPGGSSRAPTDPDGDGRFEDVNGNGRLDYNDVVLLFDHIEDDSVTLNADAYDFNENGRIDYDDIDELYDEL is encoded by the coding sequence ATGGTCGAATTTACCAGACGGAAGCTGATGGCGACGTCAGCGGCGACTGCGATCGGCATCGGAGCGATCGGAACGGCGAGCGGGGCCGACGGCGACACCCCGGGTGCGCCGACGATACGCGGAGATCTCAAACGGCTCGCGACCACGGCTCGCGGAGCCGAGGTCACCGGTCCGTTCGTTTTCGAGAACGGCGAAGTGCTGTTCAGCCTCCAGCATCCGAGCCGGGACAACCCGGGTCCGTACGACACGGCCGCTGTTGGCGTCCTCGCGGGACACCGCTTCGAGTTCAACGGGAAAAACGACGAGTTCGACGAACTCGAGCCACCCCGATCTGCGGACGCACGGGGGCGGGTACAGGTCGCCGGCGGCGAGTACGACATCCTCGTCCAGGAGGGAGAGCCGATCGGCGACGGCGACGCGAAATGGGGCCATCCCGAAACCCCCGACGGGACGGACATCGCCGAGTTCGCCGGCAGCCGGTACGGCGACGTCGGCTACAACCCCGACATGAACTTCTTCGTTCCGACCGACGGCGAGGAACTCGAGGGATACCTCTTCACGAACAACGAGACGAGTCCCGGCGCGATCACGCGGACGCCGATCAGCCGCGACGACGACGGCTGGGAGGCCGATCCCGAGAACGCCACGAACCTCGAGAACCTCGAGGCGTTCCGCGAGATCGGCGGGACTCGGATCAACTGCTACGGCGATCTGAGCCCCTGGGAGACCCCGATGTCAGCGGAGGAGGACTACAGTCACCCGCGCGTGTCGGGACCGGCGACCGTGAGCGATGTCGTCGACGCGGAGAGCGGCGTCGGGATTCGCGGTGCAGCGCCGTTCTGGAACCGACCGAACCCGACGGAGATCGCGGGCGAACTGGACGAGTTGTTCGACGACGGGTGGAGTCCGCAGGGAAGTTGGGCCCTCAGTGGCGTCGAAATGCTGGCCTACTACCTCGGGGCGGATCCGGTCGATCAGGACGGCGACATGAACACGCTCGAGCCGATCGGGGAGGGCTACCCGAACCGCTACCGGTACGGACACATCGTCGAGATCACCGAACCCGCGAACGACGAACCGACGCCTGTCAAACACCACGTCATGGGCCGGGCCGCCTTCGAGTGTCCCGAGTTCATGCCCGACGAGCGGACCGTCTACCTCTCGTCCGACGGCGCGAACAAGGGCCTCTACAAATTCGTCGCCGAGGACCCGATCACGAGCTACGACGACCGGATGGACGTCCGCGGGACGCTGTCCGCCGCCCGCGTGACCAACGACGAGGCCGCGAAGAATCGCCCGCCGGCCGAGGTCGACCTCGAGATCGAGTGGGTCGAACTCGGCACCGCGAGCAACGCCGAGGTCGAGTCCTGGATCGCCGACTACGACGACGTCACGCAGATCGACTACCTCGAGACCCACGCCGAGACCGACTGGGAAGACGATCTCGAGACCGCTCTCGCCGAGGCCGACGAGACGGTCGCGATCGAGGGTAATCGGGACTACATCACCGACGAGGACGTTCTCGAGTGGGCTCGACAGTACGAGGAACGCGGCCCCGACGGCGTCGACGAGGACCTGCGCCGCGTCCCCTTCCTCGAGACGCGTGCGGCTGCCAAGGAGATCGGTGCCACCATCGAGTTCCGCAAGGCCGAGGGGATCGACTCGCTCGACGACGCCGAGCCCGGTGATTTCCTCTACATCGGTATCTCGGAGCTCAACGACGGCATGACCGACGACGAGGGCGATATTCGGCTGGACCGCGTCGACGGCGGCGTCGTCTACCGGGCCGAACTCGAGTCCGACTACGACGTGTCGACGCTCGAACCGGCGGTCGTCGGTCCCGATGCGACCGACTCGGCGTCGGTGCTCGACGCCGCGCCGATCAACGTCGATAACGTGATGGTCCTCGCGGACGGCCGCGTCCTCCTCTGTGAGGACAAGGGGAGCTTCGGCCGCTCGTATCCCAACGACGCGCTGTGGGTCTACGAGCCGCCGACGTCGCTGCACGTCGACTCCGTCGCCGTCGGTCAGGGGGAGACAGGAGCCGTCGATCTGACGCTCTCGTCGGTTCCGGACGGCCTCGCCGGCGGTCGCGTCACCGTCTCGCTCGAGCACACCGACGTCGCCGAAATCGCGGGTGCAACGTACCACGACGCGCTCGAACTCACCGCCGGCCCGACGATCAGCGACGACGGATCGGCGGTCGCGTTCAAGTTCGCCGATCTCGACGAGGAGATCGAACCCGGCGCGATGGACGTGACGCTGGCGAGCGTCGAACTCGAGGGGGTCGGGACCGGAACGACGGATATCACGGTCGACGTGCAGGCGCTAGACGACGACGGAGTCGCTATCGAACCTCAGCGCCGTCCCGGCGTGGTGGTTACCGGGCCACCACCGATCGGCGGGCCGGGCGGTTCCAGCAGGGCACCGACAGATCCGGACGGCGACGGCCGATTCGAGGACGTCAACGGCAACGGCCGACTCGACTACAACGACGTCGTCTTGCTGTTCGATCACATCGAGGACGACTCGGTGACGCTCAACGCCGACGCCTACGACTTCAACGAGAACGGCCGCATCGACTACGACGACATCGACGAACTGTACGACGAGCTGTGA
- a CDS encoding O-acetylhomoserine aminocarboxypropyltransferase/cysteine synthase family protein, with product MSDDPDSDTHRFATNSVHAGQEPDSATGARAPPIYQTTSYVFDDTDHAAALFGLEEMGNIYSRIMNPTNAMLEERIATLEGGVGALATSSGMAAFDLATFILAEVGDNIVSSSALYGGTYTYLTHTVAKRGIETKFVDTLDYDAYAEAIDDDTAFVHLETIGNPALITPDIERIADIAHEHDVPLFVDNTFATPYLCRPLEHGADLVWNSTTKWIHGAGSTVGGILVDGGSFPWEEGDYPEITEPNPAYHGVNFRETFGDMAFSVVARTRGLRDLGNQQSPFDAWTTLQKLESLPLRMEKHCDNAMAVAEYLEEHSAVDWVNYPGLESHETHEEASEYLEGGYGGMITFGLEGGYDAAETVCNEVDLASLLANVGDAKTLIIHPASTTHQQLTEEEKLAGGVTDDLVRLSVGIEDVDDVIADLDRAIEQV from the coding sequence ATGAGCGACGATCCCGATTCGGACACGCACCGCTTCGCAACGAACAGCGTCCACGCCGGCCAGGAACCGGACTCGGCCACGGGTGCCCGCGCGCCGCCGATCTATCAGACCACGTCCTACGTCTTCGACGACACGGACCACGCCGCCGCGCTGTTCGGTCTCGAGGAGATGGGCAACATCTACTCGCGGATCATGAACCCGACGAACGCGATGTTAGAGGAACGCATCGCGACGCTCGAGGGCGGCGTCGGCGCGCTCGCGACCTCGTCGGGAATGGCCGCGTTCGACCTCGCGACCTTCATCCTCGCGGAGGTCGGCGATAACATCGTCTCCTCGTCGGCGCTGTACGGCGGGACGTACACCTACCTCACCCACACCGTCGCCAAGCGCGGCATCGAGACGAAGTTCGTCGACACGCTCGACTACGACGCCTACGCGGAGGCCATCGACGACGACACCGCGTTCGTCCACCTCGAGACGATCGGCAACCCCGCGCTCATCACGCCGGACATCGAGCGGATCGCCGATATCGCTCACGAGCACGACGTGCCGCTGTTCGTCGACAACACGTTCGCGACGCCGTATCTGTGCCGGCCGCTCGAGCACGGCGCGGACCTCGTCTGGAACTCGACGACGAAGTGGATCCACGGCGCGGGCTCGACCGTCGGCGGGATCCTTGTCGACGGCGGCTCGTTCCCCTGGGAGGAGGGCGACTACCCCGAGATCACCGAGCCGAACCCGGCCTATCACGGCGTCAACTTCCGCGAGACGTTCGGCGATATGGCCTTCTCGGTCGTCGCCCGGACCCGCGGGCTTCGGGATTTGGGCAACCAGCAGTCGCCGTTCGACGCCTGGACGACCCTGCAGAAACTCGAGTCGCTACCCCTGCGGATGGAAAAGCACTGCGACAACGCGATGGCCGTCGCGGAGTACCTCGAGGAACATTCGGCGGTCGACTGGGTCAACTACCCCGGCCTCGAGAGCCATGAGACCCACGAGGAAGCCAGCGAGTACCTCGAGGGAGGCTACGGTGGCATGATCACGTTCGGCCTCGAGGGGGGCTACGACGCCGCCGAGACGGTCTGTAACGAGGTCGACCTCGCGAGCCTGCTGGCGAACGTCGGCGACGCGAAAACGCTGATCATCCACCCCGCGAGCACGACCCACCAACAGCTCACCGAGGAGGAGAAGCTGGCCGGCGGCGTCACCGACGACCTCGTGCGCCTCTCGGTCGGGATCGAGGACGTCGACGACGTGATCGCGGACCTCGATCGGGCGATCGAACAGGTGTAG
- a CDS encoding DUF5813 family protein translates to MTDLPTPVERELESHDAFARTDDGYDLTTTVFETTVAADDAEGKRDGRFLVTVVLPTLDAAVADEVVAAPVENGWFETLERRLEDVFTVARTSTHEEPVIERDADEVRVRLEYTAWDAGEGADDAKALIEFVEGTFAQGIIPGYDYRGEAATLLENAQSRGQQAANGDGDGNSGGMPL, encoded by the coding sequence ATGACTGATCTCCCGACTCCCGTCGAACGCGAACTCGAGTCCCATGACGCCTTCGCCCGGACCGACGACGGCTACGACCTCACGACGACCGTCTTCGAGACGACCGTCGCGGCCGACGACGCCGAGGGAAAGCGCGACGGCCGCTTTCTGGTCACCGTCGTCCTCCCCACGCTCGACGCCGCCGTCGCCGACGAGGTCGTCGCGGCCCCCGTCGAAAACGGCTGGTTCGAGACCCTCGAGCGCCGTCTCGAGGACGTCTTCACGGTCGCCCGAACGAGCACGCACGAGGAACCCGTCATCGAACGCGACGCCGACGAGGTCCGGGTTCGCCTCGAGTACACCGCGTGGGACGCCGGCGAGGGTGCCGACGACGCCAAGGCACTGATCGAGTTCGTCGAAGGCACCTTCGCCCAGGGGATCATCCCCGGCTACGACTATCGCGGCGAAGCGGCGACGCTGCTCGAGAACGCCCAGAGCAGGGGCCAGCAGGCTGCGAACGGGGACGGAGACGGGAACAGTGGCGGCATGCCACTGTAA
- a CDS encoding Lrp/AsnC family transcriptional regulator produces MVTAFVMIKANTGEADRLRDSIESIDGVRSAHIVAGDVDLIAKAQVESPAAVKEIAATRIQAIEGVEDTQTYIAMD; encoded by the coding sequence ATGGTTACAGCATTCGTCATGATCAAAGCGAACACGGGCGAGGCGGATCGACTCAGAGACAGCATCGAATCGATCGACGGCGTTCGATCGGCCCACATCGTCGCCGGCGACGTCGACCTCATCGCGAAAGCGCAGGTCGAGTCGCCGGCCGCAGTCAAGGAAATCGCGGCGACCCGCATTCAGGCTATCGAGGGCGTTGAGGATACGCAGACGTATATTGCGATGGACTAA
- a CDS encoding TrkA family potassium uptake protein, with the protein MRFVIIGAGRVGLRTARVLRDEDHEVTVVERDEPTLKRARDQGFPTVEGDGSREDILEEAGIAAADAVGALTSDLNVNFTACMIANHYGCRTVMRIDEAYREGIYRKYADQVDEIIYPERLGAIGAKNALLGGTIRAIADIAPHLQVVELTITDAAPVNGYTISELQLPADATVLAFGKRDQALGIPDEDLSLDDGDRLVVLADFDVLSEVRQLLVGETPNRAAANADGGSSSAATKLQRGTETDSDSGGVN; encoded by the coding sequence ATGCGGTTCGTCATTATCGGGGCCGGACGGGTTGGGCTGCGGACGGCGCGTGTCCTGCGCGACGAGGACCACGAGGTAACGGTGGTCGAACGCGACGAGCCGACGCTCAAACGCGCCCGCGATCAAGGGTTTCCCACCGTCGAGGGCGACGGCTCTCGCGAGGATATCCTCGAGGAGGCCGGTATCGCGGCGGCCGACGCCGTCGGTGCGCTGACCAGCGATCTCAACGTCAACTTCACCGCCTGCATGATTGCCAACCACTACGGCTGTCGGACGGTCATGCGGATCGACGAGGCCTACCGCGAGGGGATCTACCGGAAGTACGCCGACCAGGTCGACGAGATCATCTACCCCGAGCGGCTGGGCGCGATCGGCGCGAAAAACGCCCTGCTCGGCGGGACGATCCGCGCCATCGCCGACATCGCACCGCACCTGCAGGTCGTCGAACTCACGATCACCGACGCGGCCCCCGTCAACGGCTACACGATCAGCGAACTGCAACTGCCCGCGGACGCGACCGTCCTCGCCTTCGGCAAGCGCGATCAGGCGCTCGGGATCCCCGACGAGGACCTCTCGCTCGACGACGGCGACCGACTCGTCGTCCTCGCGGACTTCGACGTCCTGAGCGAGGTCCGCCAGCTTCTGGTCGGCGAGACGCCGAACCGGGCGGCCGCCAACGCCGACGGCGGCTCGAGTTCGGCGGCGACGAAGCTCCAGCGCGGGACGGAGACGGATTCGGATTCGGGAGGTGTCAACTGA
- a CDS encoding Lrp/AsnC ligand binding domain-containing protein, with translation MVHAFIMVKTAAGKSEGLLAEIADLESVAGAHIVAGNYDIIAEVDASEVYEVLQTVSSSMQGLDGVTETKTYIAMG, from the coding sequence ATGGTCCACGCGTTCATCATGGTGAAGACCGCCGCCGGGAAGTCCGAGGGCCTGCTCGCGGAGATTGCCGATCTGGAGTCGGTCGCCGGCGCCCACATCGTCGCGGGCAACTACGACATCATCGCGGAGGTCGACGCGTCCGAGGTCTACGAGGTGCTCCAGACCGTTTCCTCGAGCATGCAGGGACTCGACGGCGTCACCGAGACGAAGACGTACATCGCGATGGGCTAA
- the tmk gene encoding dTMP kinase, with protein sequence MLVTLEGLDGSGKTTVWEALRERYPQATFTREPTDDSWYGEAVYRSIEDDDADPLAELFLYTADHADHLSRVIEPALECGDLVVSDRYSDSRFAYQGATLEAAEGYDLEDPLEYVVDVHRPFSIDPDLTIYLDIDPETAAARAGTTNKFEHAEYLASVRDNYERLLERDPDRFVCVDATQSPEAVLEAVTDALAQAVDESR encoded by the coding sequence ATGCTCGTCACGCTCGAGGGACTGGACGGCAGCGGCAAGACGACGGTCTGGGAGGCCCTGCGCGAGCGGTATCCCCAGGCCACGTTCACGCGCGAACCCACGGACGATTCCTGGTACGGCGAGGCCGTCTACCGCTCGATCGAGGACGACGACGCCGACCCGCTGGCGGAACTCTTCCTCTACACCGCCGATCACGCCGATCACCTCTCGCGGGTGATCGAACCCGCCCTCGAGTGCGGCGACCTCGTGGTCTCCGATCGCTACTCTGACTCGCGCTTCGCCTATCAGGGCGCGACACTCGAAGCGGCCGAGGGCTACGACCTCGAGGACCCACTCGAGTACGTCGTCGACGTCCATCGGCCGTTCTCGATCGATCCCGATCTGACGATCTATCTCGATATCGACCCCGAAACCGCCGCCGCTCGCGCGGGGACGACGAACAAGTTCGAACATGCCGAGTACCTCGCGTCGGTTCGGGACAACTACGAGCGGCTGCTCGAGCGCGACCCCGATCGGTTCGTCTGCGTCGACGCGACGCAGTCGCCCGAGGCGGTGCTCGAGGCGGTGACGGACGCGCTGGCCCAAGCGGTCGACGAGTCGCGCTGA
- a CDS encoding complex I NDUFA9 subunit family protein → MKILVAGGTGFIGTNLCAELVERGHEVTALSRSPVDDDGLPDGVESALGDVGAYDSIVDTVASHDAVVNLVSLSPLFDPPRGTSHREVHLRGTENLVRAAEAGGVDRFLQMSGLGADPNGATAFIRAKGEAEAVVRDSALEWTIVRPSVVFGDGDEFVGFTKTLTTPYLTALPGGGKTRFQPIWVGDLVPMLADALEDDAHIGETYELAGPQIVTLADVTELAYGAEGKDVRIGTIPMGVAKLGLWAIGPLPFVPFGLDQARSLEFDNTVDDNDVTVFGRVPASMTTLGAYLGHNGTDRQERSAKTI, encoded by the coding sequence ATGAAGATCCTCGTCGCCGGCGGCACCGGCTTCATCGGCACGAACCTGTGTGCGGAACTGGTCGAGCGCGGCCACGAGGTGACGGCGCTCTCCCGGTCACCGGTTGACGACGACGGGCTCCCCGACGGCGTCGAATCGGCGCTGGGCGACGTCGGCGCCTACGACTCGATCGTCGACACCGTCGCGAGCCACGACGCCGTCGTCAACCTCGTCTCGCTCTCGCCGCTGTTCGACCCGCCCCGCGGGACGAGCCACCGGGAAGTCCACCTCCGGGGCACGGAGAACCTCGTTCGCGCCGCCGAAGCCGGCGGCGTCGACCGATTCCTACAGATGAGCGGGCTCGGGGCCGATCCGAACGGCGCGACCGCGTTCATTCGCGCCAAGGGCGAGGCGGAGGCGGTGGTCCGCGACTCCGCGCTCGAGTGGACGATCGTTCGGCCGTCGGTCGTTTTCGGCGACGGCGACGAGTTCGTCGGTTTCACGAAGACGCTGACGACACCGTACCTGACGGCGTTGCCGGGCGGCGGAAAGACGCGGTTTCAACCCATCTGGGTCGGCGATCTCGTCCCCATGCTGGCCGACGCGCTCGAAGACGACGCCCATATCGGCGAGACCTACGAGCTCGCCGGCCCGCAGATCGTCACGCTCGCGGACGTGACGGAGCTCGCTTACGGCGCCGAAGGAAAAGACGTCAGAATCGGAACGATCCCGATGGGAGTGGCCAAGCTCGGGCTCTGGGCGATCGGTCCGCTGCCGTTCGTTCCGTTCGGCCTCGATCAGGCTCGATCGCTCGAGTTCGACAACACCGTCGACGATAACGACGTGACCGTCTTTGGCCGGGTTCCGGCATCGATGACGACACTCGGCGCGTATCTCGGCCACAACGGGACGGACCGTCAGGAACGATCGGCGAAAACGATCTGA
- a CDS encoding tubulin/FtsZ family protein: MKLAMIGFGQAGGKIVDRFLDYDDRTGSGIVRAAIAVNSAKADLIGLDNIPQENRVLIGQARVKGHGVGADNELGAEVAEEDIDEVQNAIDSIPTHEVDAFLIVAGMGGGTGSGGAPVLAKHLKRIYTIPVYGLGVLPGTDEGGIYTLNAARSFQTFVREVDNLLVFDNDSWRQTGESMEGGYDQINEEIVRRFGILFGAGEVGEGQEVAESVVDSSEIINTLSGGGVSTVGFASEDVEVNSSGGLLSRFTGDDGGDDNLDAANTTNRITSLVRKAALGRLTLPCEIEGTERALLVLSGPSEYLNRKGIERGRKWLEEETGSMEVRGGDFPRGEPEVAAAILLSGVTNVPRIKRLQQVAIEAQDNIDDIQQDSSENLEELVEDDEDELEPLF; this comes from the coding sequence ATGAAGCTGGCGATGATCGGATTCGGACAGGCCGGTGGCAAAATCGTCGATCGATTCCTCGATTACGACGATCGGACGGGTAGCGGAATCGTCCGCGCGGCGATTGCCGTCAACTCCGCGAAGGCGGACCTCATCGGTCTCGATAATATACCACAGGAGAATCGCGTACTCATCGGCCAGGCCCGCGTCAAGGGCCACGGCGTGGGTGCTGACAACGAACTCGGCGCGGAAGTCGCCGAGGAGGACATCGACGAGGTACAGAACGCCATCGACTCGATCCCGACCCACGAGGTCGACGCCTTTCTGATCGTCGCCGGCATGGGCGGCGGCACCGGTTCCGGTGGCGCGCCCGTCCTCGCCAAACACCTCAAACGGATCTACACGATCCCGGTCTACGGCCTCGGCGTCCTGCCGGGGACGGACGAAGGCGGGATCTACACGCTCAACGCGGCCAGATCGTTTCAGACGTTCGTCCGCGAGGTCGACAACCTGCTCGTCTTCGACAACGACTCGTGGCGACAGACTGGCGAGTCCATGGAAGGCGGCTACGACCAGATCAACGAGGAAATCGTCCGCCGCTTCGGCATCCTCTTCGGCGCCGGCGAGGTCGGAGAGGGGCAGGAAGTCGCCGAGAGCGTCGTCGACTCCTCCGAGATCATCAACACGCTCTCCGGCGGTGGTGTCTCCACCGTCGGCTTCGCCTCGGAGGACGTCGAGGTGAACTCGAGCGGCGGCCTGCTCTCCCGGTTCACCGGCGACGACGGCGGCGACGACAATCTCGACGCCGCGAACACGACGAACCGAATCACGAGCCTCGTCCGCAAGGCCGCACTCGGCCGACTCACGCTCCCGTGTGAGATCGAAGGCACCGAGCGCGCCCTGCTCGTGCTCTCCGGACCCTCGGAGTATCTGAACCGGAAAGGCATCGAGCGCGGGCGGAAGTGGCTCGAGGAGGAAACGGGAAGCATGGAAGTTCGCGGCGGCGACTTCCCGCGCGGGGAGCCCGAAGTGGCTGCGGCGATCTTGCTTTCCGGCGTGACGAACGTCCCGCGGATCAAACGGCTGCAACAGGTCGCGATCGAGGCCCAGGACAACATCGACGACATCCAGCAGGACAGCAGCGAGAACCTCGAGGAACTCGTCGAGGACGACGAGGACGAACTCGAGCCGCTGTTCTAG
- the cofC gene encoding 2-phospho-L-lactate guanylyltransferase — protein sequence MRVLVPFAAEMPKTRLESVLTPAERGALSRAMLADVLCAIVGAGHEPRIVSTAPLDLEEFDLPGEVAASVSGTVDDRSLTDAVNARLPGSERCDRADDGPDAVAVVMADLALATPDALETLLSTEADIAIAPGRGGGTNALVVRHPEFLVDYHGTSYLDHREIARDVGASLETVDSFRLATDIDEPTDLVEVLVHGLETNRAPARLRAFGFELDDRDGRVDIVRDENVTTK from the coding sequence ATGCGCGTTCTGGTCCCGTTCGCCGCCGAGATGCCGAAGACTCGCCTCGAGTCCGTGCTCACGCCGGCCGAGCGCGGGGCGCTTTCCCGCGCCATGCTCGCAGACGTCCTCTGTGCGATCGTCGGCGCGGGACACGAACCGAGGATCGTCTCGACTGCGCCACTCGATCTCGAGGAGTTCGATCTCCCGGGCGAGGTCGCCGCGTCGGTATCGGGTACGGTCGACGATCGATCGCTGACGGACGCGGTCAACGCGCGACTCCCGGGAAGTGAGCGCTGCGACCGTGCGGACGACGGTCCCGACGCCGTCGCCGTCGTCATGGCCGACCTCGCGCTGGCGACCCCCGACGCGCTCGAGACGCTCCTCTCCACCGAGGCCGATATCGCGATCGCGCCGGGACGCGGCGGCGGGACGAACGCGCTCGTCGTTCGACATCCCGAATTCCTTGTGGATTACCACGGAACCTCCTATCTCGACCATCGCGAGATCGCTCGCGACGTCGGTGCCAGCCTCGAAACGGTCGACTCGTTCCGACTCGCGACCGACATCGACGAACCGACGGATCTCGTCGAGGTACTCGTCCACGGGCTCGAGACGAATCGCGCACCCGCCCGTCTCCGGGCGTTCGGGTTCGAACTCGACGATCGTGACGGACGCGTCGACATCGTTCGCGACGAGAACGTCACAACGAAGTAA
- the cofG gene encoding 7,8-didemethyl-8-hydroxy-5-deazariboflavin synthase subunit CofG, whose translation MFPGASEYGVDIAVDDGAVKELLQVSPNDVEAPPALTFSRNVFIPLTTACRYTCTYCTYFDPPGQASLLSLEEIRDICRRGADAGCTEALFTFGDDPDDRYTEIHDQLEEWGHDSIHTYLREACEVALEEGLLPHANPGDQTREQLATVADVNASMGVMLETTAEVGAHAGPRRKVPGQRLRTLKNAGELDVAFTTGILVGIGEDWRDRAESLLAIRELHDRYDHIQEVIVQPVVENERWSGGSPDLATMRQVTAMARVALPEEISVQVPPNLAPAKDLIDCGVDDLGGVSPVTDDHINPEYKWPALRELEEIAAHAGVPLGERLPVYERFLPSDLRTDGFDGRLADGADDDRKWISPTIRDALEAEDSAGERYRSVLRDGTAPAAD comes from the coding sequence ATGTTTCCCGGGGCGAGCGAGTACGGCGTCGATATCGCGGTCGACGACGGGGCCGTCAAGGAGCTCCTGCAGGTCAGCCCGAACGATGTCGAGGCACCGCCGGCGCTGACGTTTTCGCGAAACGTGTTCATCCCGCTCACCACGGCCTGTCGCTACACCTGTACGTACTGCACCTACTTCGATCCGCCGGGGCAGGCCTCCCTGCTCTCGCTCGAGGAGATCCGTGATATCTGCCGGCGCGGGGCCGACGCGGGCTGTACGGAAGCGCTGTTCACGTTCGGCGACGATCCCGACGACCGCTACACGGAGATACACGACCAGCTCGAGGAGTGGGGCCACGACTCCATTCACACCTATCTGCGCGAGGCCTGCGAGGTGGCGCTCGAGGAAGGGCTGCTCCCCCACGCGAACCCGGGCGACCAGACCCGCGAGCAGCTGGCGACCGTTGCAGACGTCAACGCCAGCATGGGCGTGATGCTCGAGACGACCGCGGAAGTCGGGGCCCACGCCGGTCCGCGGCGCAAGGTTCCCGGCCAGCGACTGCGGACCCTGAAAAACGCCGGCGAACTGGACGTGGCCTTCACGACCGGGATTCTGGTGGGAATCGGCGAAGACTGGCGGGATCGCGCGGAGAGCCTGCTCGCGATCCGCGAACTGCACGACCGGTACGACCACATCCAGGAGGTGATCGTCCAGCCGGTGGTGGAAAACGAACGCTGGTCGGGGGGCTCGCCCGACCTCGCGACCATGCGGCAGGTCACGGCGATGGCCCGCGTCGCCCTGCCCGAGGAAATCTCGGTCCAGGTGCCGCCGAATCTCGCCCCCGCGAAAGACCTGATCGACTGCGGCGTCGACGACCTCGGCGGCGTCTCGCCAGTTACTGACGACCACATCAACCCCGAATACAAGTGGCCCGCGCTGCGCGAACTCGAGGAGATCGCGGCCCACGCGGGCGTTCCACTGGGAGAGCGGCTGCCGGTCTACGAGCGGTTCCTGCCGTCCGACCTCCGGACCGACGGCTTCGACGGCCGGCTGGCCGACGGCGCGGACGACGACCGGAAGTGGATCTCGCCGACGATCCGGGACGCGCTCGAGGCCGAGGACTCGGCTGGCGAGCGCTATCGGTCGGTGCTTCGAGACGGGACGGCTCCCGCGGCGGACTAG